The genomic window AGACCAAAATGAGCTCCAAGACCTTTCCTGAAAACCAATTTGGCTTCACGTTAAACATGATTCCCATATGTCTGCTAACACAGACATATTCTCAGTCTTTAactcagaaaacatttgaaatgtaagGAAGACTTTATTAATGAAGTTCAGATTTTAGTTTCATAGACACTGCTCTGATATAAAACTAAAAGGCAGTACTTTGAATATTTCGCTGGACTTACAGCTGTCATAAGACATGTGTGAGATGGCTCTTGCAGCATAAATAAGCAGCTCTTCGTTTGTGCTGGTCAGAACCGACAGCAGAGCCGTGACCAAGCCTGCATCCCCAAAACCTTTACGGACCACagctgaggaaacaaaacatgtcagtaAGTTGATTGTGTAAAATGCTTTTCACTTTATACATATTGCAGATTTAATTAGCGCCGGAAGATTTATAACTCTTGAACAAAATCCAGTGTTGATTCTCCAGATGACTGTCACATTACAGTACATTAATTAAAATGACACAGAGTCTTTATCTGTGAGTAACCTACATTCCTTGGCAAGCTCAGCCACCAGTTTTGCAGTCAGCAAAGTCAGAGGACCTCTGCTCCTCAGAGACAAGGCCAGGATTGGCAGGATCCCACTGATCACAACCTGCTCTGCAGCACCTTTCTctggataaaaaagaaaaacaggtatTCTTTAGAAACGATCTAGTTATTCTGTTAACTGCTTTGTAAGGCTAGAGTCTGATCAGATTGTGTGAACTGTTCATTTATCAATCTGTGTCTGctatgtgctgttttttttgttttgttttgttttgcataagTGACCTAAATTGAATCGTGTTTGTTTCAGTAACACTAACCATGTGAGCCCTCAGACCCTTCTTTATCTCCATCCCTTATGCATGGAGACACAAATACAGCTTAATGTCAGCTAAAGCCTTACTGTCACAACAATGATCCACTCACGGTCTATCCAATGCTCCAACTAATTAAtgtgcaaaggaaaaaaagagctgtcTGCAATTTGCAATTCAAAACATGTTaatcaaaacatgcaaaaaactCCTTTTTCTCTACTGTAAAATCAATGACATGAACTGTTTTTAGTCTATGCTGCCATACATAGTGTGATAGTTGATGTGTGATATCTCAATATGTTAAAGACTGGATCCAAACAAACTCACGTCTCTCCCTGATGTTGGCCAGCACGGTGTTCAGATGGGGTTTAAGTTCATCTTCAATCAGCTCCACACCAAGAACTCTGATAGCACCCAGTGCGTTGTTCAAGTTTTCTATGAAGACACAATAAGATGCAAAAATTGACTCATAAACtagattataaataaaagtccTGGGACCCAaggaaagatgaaaaaacaGTGACTCCTGCGCACCCATTTACAAATCCTTAGAGCAAGAATTATTTTGCATATAAAACAAGAGGAATTacaatcatatatatatatatatatatatatatatatatatatatatatatatatatatatatcatgaaTTTGATGCGTTTCAAAAATCAAGTAAAAAGTGCACacaatcaaaacaataaatcccctttttttatgtctttttttttcctttttatttttaggtaaactttatttataacaacTAGTTTTGGAAATCCTGTTTAAGACATCtataaatatatagttttagtcatgtttttttaatttaacaaggTTTGAAAATGAAAGTAAAGGTCTGGTTTTttgtactgtattttttttcctgtaattttaCTTTGTGAAGTTAGAATTTGGCCTAaattatgaataaattaatGATAAAATGTTATTTGCTGGTAAATCTGTGGTTTAACGAAAGTGCTTCACCGATCAGATGAGCTGCTTACTGCACTTCCTACGTAGCATCATACGTCATCACGTTGAGCGTCAACAATgcgaaaacaggaagtgacgccACTTGCCCGGGAGTTTTGGTGAAAAACATTAGGTTTGTAGTCGCTTTCGTTCTAtcgttttgttttgcttcttcacAAACCCACTCAGACTCTCCCACCACCTCCACACGGATTTATGGCGCCGATAAAACCCAAACGGGCCAGACGGAATATCTCGAGCGAAGCTAACGAGCTAACCCCGGCACCGGATGAAGATGAGTTTTCTGACCACTCGTCTGGTCCGGATTCAGCCGACAGTGGAGATGAAGCAGACTTCATTCAAGGGATAGATCCAACCCAGGATATGTATGCACAAGTCCATGAAATGTTAGTTTTTGAGATGGAAAATACACAACATATTACACTTAGACACACATAAAAACCTAAGGCTTATAGTTTAATCGTGTCTGCCCCTGGTTCTGTATTTAACCTCTGTTTCagacctgttttgttttgggaaatGACAAATATGTGAATAAGagctgttgtctttttaaaaaatgttggccattttatatcacaatatatGTGAACACAGAATAAGATGGAAGGAAATATTTTTTCACATCTAACAGACTGTatctctgtctgtgtgcagtGTTGATGatgtgaaggaggaggaaactGAGGTCTCCTGCTCCCCTGAGGCATCCTGTACCCCGAGGAGAGGCAGACCGAGAGGCAAACGCTCCAGGTCAGAGACGCTGTCTGGTGATGTTGCTGGCTGGAAGAGTGAAAAGGAGCCTGACAGCTTGCCGCACCCCCCGTTGCATTTCCTGCCTAAAAGAAAGCCAGGCGTGCAGCCGCCCCTTTCACGACATGCGACCAGTCCGTCTCCATCAGAGCTGTTCATGATGTACTTCGACCAGGCTGCCGTTCAAACGCTGTGcgacaacacaaataaaaacgtAGCGAAGAATATTGCTGCGGGCAAAAAATTCAGTTGGACTGAGCTCAGAAAGGCAGAGATGTATCAGTACATTGGGCTCACGCTGTACATGGGCATGCTGAAGCTGCCAAAGGTCAAAGATTTTTGGCGCGGCAGTTCCATCTTTCATGTGCCGTATCCTCACACAGTCATGTCCAGAGCCCGGTTCCTCGCCATCGCTTGGAACGTTCATATGAGTAACCCTGCGAAAGACGTGTTCAATGACAGCAGAAAAGGCACAGCTGATTATGACTGCCTGCAAAGAGTACGCCCCCTGTACGACCATTTACGTGCAGCCTGCAAGGCTGTGTACCATCCTCAGCAGAACCTCTCTGTGGATGAGCGATTGGTCGCCACCAGGGCCAGAATTTTCCAGAAGCAGTACTTAAATAATAAGCTGTCAAAGTCAGGGATAAAACTTTTCGTGTTGTCTGACAACACAGGCTACACTGTTGATTTCAGCATTTACACGGGGAGGTCCACTCTGGGAACTGGAAAGGGGCTGTCATTTGAAGCCATGATGACTCTTGTCAACAAAAACTACCTGGGATCTGGTTATCACGTTTACTGTGATAACTTTTATACCAGCCCCGAACTGTTCCACCACCTTTATGACCTGGGGATTGGGGCCTGTGGGACGTATCAGGACACAAGAATCGGCgtcccaaaaacaaaagctaacgCTCTGTCCAAGAAGTCTCCACAGGGGACAATCAGGTGGATCAGAAAGGGACCTCTCGTTTTCATCAAGTGGATGGACACGAGGGAGGTGCGTGTGTGCTCTACCGTCCACACTGCCTTCTCAGGGGACACGGTAAAACGAGCGTGCAAGGTTAGCGGAAAAGAAACGGACGTGAAGGTGCCGACGGCTGTGAAGGACTGCTACCGCTTCATGTGTGGAGTTGGCCTGTCAGACCAGCTGATCGGCTCCTACTCCTCATGGAGGAAGAGCAGAAAGTGGTATGTGACAGCGCTGCATCATTTTATTGACATCGCTGCGACAAACAGCTACCTGCTGCACAAGGAGCTGTGTGGGAGACTGAGGCAGCAGGCGATGACACACCAGGCCTTCCAGGAACAGCTGACGGCTGAGCTCTGCGGAGTTCACGCACAAGTAACCCCAATGAGCTATCATCACTTCCCCGTTGCCATTGTTGAGGGGACGTCTGGCCAACTGAAGGCCACACAGGGCCGCAGGAAGTGCGGGTTTTGTGGGAAGTGCACTCCCTTCATGTGCGAGGCATGTAGAGTTCCCCTGTGCGTTATCTTGGACAGGAACTGTCACAAGGCCTTTCACACCCCTGGTGCCGCTGAAAACTAATgttcagctttgtgtttttctggttAAAAGTTCCCGGGACACTTAGAACGCCGTTATAAGTGTTGCAAATTGTGCACAGTGtgcattttattgtcatttttgctctaatttataattatttactGTAGctcaaaaatgaacaaactcaATAAATGTTTGGGGGtttgaacaaattttaacacttttcttttacatttgagGGATACATCTTTGAGATTTTCTTATTTGAAAAACgtacaaaaatgtttaatttctctTCAGTTCATTAATCTTTTTTATGGCGTCTTAGTTAGTTACTATGCATTGTTACACAGATATTAATAAAATTTAGTATATTAAGGTTGAATTGATGTATAGCAGATTAAAATAATCCAAGAAGTTGCACTCCAGCTTGTAAAAAGCAGCTCTGATGTTGTTCTATGGAAGGTCAGAGGGTCAGATTAGTGCAcctgacacaaaaaacaactgcaactaattaggttggATCCTTAATGGAGAATTGGAGAGActatatcatcatcatcaaaagatttaaagaatccTGAGAAATcactgaggtcaaaggtcaaggcgatcttctgcattaaaaccaggttcgggttctgttctgctcaggaacactgtctgtaaacacatctcaccgtgccgtccacagatgctgcttaaagctctatcaggcaaagacgaagccagatgtgaacaccaccCAGAAACACTGCcttcttctctggaccaaagaggagaactggaACTTTATTATTGAAACCACAGATGTCATAAAATTAACACAAACCTAAAATACATGTAATTTAAATCCAAATTATGGGGAATAAAAACTAGTTAAGTGATCAATAACAGTCAGAATGCACGTTAATGCaaactgttgctgttttcaAACAATACAAGTGTCAACGTGACAATAGATGCTGTTTATAGGACTATAATCAATCTCAGAGTGAAGTACAAAGGTCAGAAAAAAGTGAAGACATTGGTATGTCCCTTTAAGAAACCAAAGGAATGAttactgcaaacaaaaagcatctCAGGTGTTTTTAAACGAGCTCGTTAACCAGCAGTGCTGAAGTCTCACAGCCAGGAAAGGCTTGCGAAAACGTTGCTCACCGTTTGGCGTGTAGGGTTGCAGCCTGCCGGATGCGTGTTTATCCCTGTGAGCTCGCGCTTGTTTACAGGACAGCGGCACATTGGGGTGCCCCATTTTGCTTCGTCCTGCCGTCTCTGAAGTCCTGCTGGTGAAACCCCCTCAGGCTGACATCCTGCCAAGCTCCTCATAAGACTTCTTACTTCCAGCGCTGCTCCTTGGCGCGACTagctgttgctttaaaataaccTTAACTTGACTT from Kryptolebias marmoratus isolate JLee-2015 linkage group LG17, ASM164957v2, whole genome shotgun sequence includes these protein-coding regions:
- the LOC108246044 gene encoding piggyBac transposable element-derived protein 4 isoform X1, yielding MAPIKPKRARRNISSEANELTPAPDEDEFSDHSSGPDSADSGDEADFIQGIDPTQDMYAQVHEIVDDVKEEETEVSCSPEASCTPRRGRPRGKRSRSETLSGDVAGWKSEKEPDSLPHPPLHFLPKRKPGVQPPLSRHATSPSPSELFMMYFDQAAVQTLCDNTNKNVAKNIAAGKKFSWTELRKAEMYQYIGLTLYMGMLKLPKVKDFWRGSSIFHVPYPHTVMSRARFLAIAWNVHMSNPAKDVFNDSRKGTADYDCLQRVRPLYDHLRAACKAVYHPQQNLSVDERLVATRARIFQKQYLNNKLSKSGIKLFVLSDNTGYTVDFSIYTGRSTLGTGKGLSFEAMMTLVNKNYLGSGYHVYCDNFYTSPELFHHLYDLGIGACGTYQDTRIGVPKTKANALSKKSPQGTIRWIRKGPLVFIKWMDTREVRVCSTVHTAFSGDTVKRACKVSGKETDVKVPTAVKDCYRFMCGVGLSDQLIGSYSSWRKSRKWYVTALHHFIDIAATNSYLLHKELCGRLRQQAMTHQAFQEQLTAELCGVHAQVTPMSYHHFPVAIVEGTSGQLKATQGRRKCGFCGKCTPFMCEACRVPLCVILDRNCHKAFHTPGAAEN
- the LOC108246044 gene encoding piggyBac transposable element-derived protein 4 isoform X2; protein product: MAPIKPKRARRNISSEANELTPAPDEDEFSDHSSGPDSADSGDEADFIQGIDPTQDIVDDVKEEETEVSCSPEASCTPRRGRPRGKRSRSETLSGDVAGWKSEKEPDSLPHPPLHFLPKRKPGVQPPLSRHATSPSPSELFMMYFDQAAVQTLCDNTNKNVAKNIAAGKKFSWTELRKAEMYQYIGLTLYMGMLKLPKVKDFWRGSSIFHVPYPHTVMSRARFLAIAWNVHMSNPAKDVFNDSRKGTADYDCLQRVRPLYDHLRAACKAVYHPQQNLSVDERLVATRARIFQKQYLNNKLSKSGIKLFVLSDNTGYTVDFSIYTGRSTLGTGKGLSFEAMMTLVNKNYLGSGYHVYCDNFYTSPELFHHLYDLGIGACGTYQDTRIGVPKTKANALSKKSPQGTIRWIRKGPLVFIKWMDTREVRVCSTVHTAFSGDTVKRACKVSGKETDVKVPTAVKDCYRFMCGVGLSDQLIGSYSSWRKSRKWYVTALHHFIDIAATNSYLLHKELCGRLRQQAMTHQAFQEQLTAELCGVHAQVTPMSYHHFPVAIVEGTSGQLKATQGRRKCGFCGKCTPFMCEACRVPLCVILDRNCHKAFHTPGAAEN